One Brassica oleracea var. oleracea cultivar TO1000 chromosome C7, BOL, whole genome shotgun sequence genomic window carries:
- the LOC106304574 gene encoding ABC transporter G family member 9-like isoform X1, producing the protein MHRSILGMDNQEVIDIEAQIENNNDDQTLPFSIFKKANLPITLKFENVVYTVKVKEPKSWLGQTKGKTEDKTILKGVNGIVKPGEILAMLGPSGSGKTSLLTALGGRVSEGKGKLTGNISYNNKPFSKGVKRATGFVTQDDALYPHLTVTETLVFTALLRLPNSFKKQDKIKQAEAVVTELGLDRCKNTIIGGPFLRGVSGGERKRVSIGQEILINPSLLFLDEPTSGLDSTTAQRIVSVLWELARGGRTVVTTIHQPSSRLFYMFDKILLLSEGNPIYFGLGSNAMDYFASVGYSPSVERVNPSDFLLDIANGIGSDESQRPEALKTALVAVYKTNLLDNVINDLKGHDDHYNQSVESLGDSKRFGDWPTTWWQQFCVLSKRGLKQRRHDSFSGLKIGQVLFVSLLCGLLWWKTDLAHLQDQLGLLFFMSSFWAFFPLFQQIFTFPQERKMLEKERSSGMYRLSSYFMSRVVGDLPMELILPTIFLIITYWMAGLNPKPVNFFLTLLTLLLHVLVSGGLGLALGALVMDQKTATTLGSVIMLTFLLAGGFYVRNVPVFISWIKYVSIGYYTYKLVILGQYTESEWYPCGENGKMKCYVGDFEGIKHIGFHGGLVSAFALALMLVGYRVVAYIALMRIGKTKSG; encoded by the exons ATGCATCGATCAATATTGGGAATGGATAATCAAGAGGTTATTGATATTGAAGCTCAGATCGAGAATAATAACGATGATCAAACCCTTCCTTTTTCAATTTTTAAAAAGGCTAATCTTCCTATTACTTTAAAG TTTGAGAATGTTGTGTACACGGTGAAGGTGAAGGAACCAAAGAGCTGGCTAGGTCAAACCAAAGGCAAAACCGAAGATAAGACCATCTTGAAGGGCGTAAATGGGATCGTTAAACCGGGAGAGATCCTGGCTATGCTCGGTCCCTCGGGAAGTGGCAAGACCAGCTTGTTGACCGCTCTAGGAGGGCGGGTTAGTGAAGGGAAAGGGAAGCTCACAGGGAACATATCATACAACAACAAGCCATTCTCCAAAGGTGTGAAGCGAGCCACCGGTTTCGTGACTCAAGACGATGCTCTTTACCCTCACTTAACTGTTACCGAAACTCTAGTCTTCACTGCGCTTCTACGGCTTCCGAACTCTTTCAAAAAACAAGATAAGATCAAACAAGCTGAGGCGGTCGTGACTGAGTTGGGTCTAGATAGATGTAAAAACACTATCATCGGAGGACCTTTCTTGAGAGGTGTTTCTGGTGGTGAGAGGAAAAGGGTTAGCATAGGGCAAGAGATTCTTATAAACCCTAGTTTGTTGTTTCTTGATGAGCCTACTTCTGGTCTTGATTCGACCACGGCTCAGAGGATTGTGTCCGTTTTGTGGGAACTGGCTCGCGGTGGAAGAACGGTCGTGACAACAATTCATCAACCTTCTAGTAGGTTGTTCTATATGTTTGATAAGATTCTTCTCTTATCAGAAGGTAATCCGATCTACTTCGGGCTTGGATCCAACGCTATGGATTATTTTGCTAGCGTTGGGTACTCTCCATCCGTTGAAAGGGTTAATCCATCAGATTTTCTCTTGGATATAGCAAACG GTATTGGATCAGATGAATCTCAAAGACCAGAGGCTTTGAAGACAGCTCTAGTTGCGGTTTACAAGACAAATCTGTTGGACAATGTTATCAATGATCTGAAAGGGCACGACGATCATTACAACCAATCAGTAGAGAGTCTTGGAGATTCCAAACGTTTTGGAGACTGGCCAACAACGTGGTGGCAGCAGTTCTGCGTTCTTTCGAAGAGAGGCCTTAAGCAAAGGCGACATGATTCTTTCTCTGGCCTAAAGATTGGTCAGGTTTTATTCGTGTCTTTGTTATGTGGCCTCCTCTGGTGGAAAACGGACCTTGCTCACTTACAAGATCAG CTAGGGCTATTGTTCTTTATGTCATCTTTCTGGGCGTTCTTTCCTCTTTTCCAACAAATCTTCACGTTTCCCCAAGAGCGAAAAATGCTTGAGAAAGAACGCTCCTCGGGCATGTACAGGCTCTCATCTTACTTCATGTCTCGAGTTGTCGGGGATCTCCCAATGGAGCTTATTCTACCAACCATTTTTCTCATCATCACATATTGGATGGCTGGTTTAAACCCAAAACCTGTAAACTTCTTTCTGACCCTTCTGACCCTCCTTCTCCACGTCCTTGTCTCTGGTGGGCTAGGACTAGCCCTAGGTGCCCTAGTGATGGACCAGAAGACAGCCACGACACTCGGGTCAGTTATAATGCTGACGTTTTTGTTAGCTGGAGGATTCTACGTTCGAAATGTCCCAGTGTTTATCTCCTGGATCAAATACGTATCAATAGGTTACTATACCTATAAACTAGTGATATTGGGTCAGTACACGGAGAGTGAGTGGTATCCTTGTGGTGAAAATGGGAAAATGAAGTGTTATGTTGGCGACTTTGAAGGTATTAAGCACATAGGGTTTCATGGTGGATTAGTCTCTGCATTCGCCTTGGCTTTGATGCTTGTTGGTTATAGAGTAGTTGCTTACATTGCTTTGATGAGGATTGGTAAAACCAAGTCTGGCTAA
- the LOC106306620 gene encoding NAC domain-containing protein 72, which translates to MGVREMDPLAQLSLPPGFRFYPTDEELLVQYLCRKVAGYHFSLQVIGDIDLYKFDPWDLPSKALFGEKEWYFFSPRDRKYPNGSRPNRVAGSGYWKATGTDKIITSDGHRVGIKKALVFYAGKAPKGTKTNWIMHEYRLVEHSRSHGSSKLDDWVLCRIYKKTSGSQRQAVAPVQPCREEHSTNGSSSSSSSHHDDVLDSFPEMNDRSFNLPRVNSLRTLLNGNFDWASLAGLKPIPELAPASNGYGGYDAFRAAEGEAESGLRNLQMNSSELTQSYGYSSSGLSSGGFGLSGQTFEFRH; encoded by the exons ATGGGTGTTAGAGAAATGGATCCGTTAGCCCAGTTGAGCTTACCACCGGGTTTCAGATTTTACCCGACAGATGAAGAGCTTCTTGTTCAGTATCTCTGTCGGAAAGTTGCAGGCTATCATTTCTCTCTCCAGGTCATCGGAGACATCGATCTCTACAAGTTCGATCCTTGGGATTTGCCAA GTAAGGCCTTGTTTGGAGAGAAGGAATGGTATTTCTTTAGCCCGAGAGACCGGAAATATCCAAACGGGTCAAGACCCAATAGAGTAGCCGGGTCGGGTTACTGGAAGGCTACGGGTACCGACAAAATCATCACGTCGGATGGCCACCGTGTCGGAATTAAAAAAGCTTTGGTTTTTTACGCCGGAAAAGCTCCAAAAGGAACCAAAACGAACTGGATCATGCACGAGTATCGCCTCGTGGAGCATTCTCGCAGCCATGGAAGCTCAAAG TTGGATGATTGGGTGTTGTGTCGAATCTACAAGAAGACGTCGGGGTCTCAGAGACAAGCCGTTGCTCCGGTTCAACCTTGCCGCGAAGAGCACAGCACGAACGGGTCGTCGTCGTCTTCTTCGTCACATCACGACGACGTTCTTGACTCGTTCCCGGAGATGAACGATCGGTCTTTCAATCTTCCTCGGGTGAATTCTCTGAGGACGCTTCTCAACGGGAACTTCGACTGGGCGAGCTTAGCGGGTCTTAAACCTATCCCGGAGCTAGCTCCGGCGAGCAATGGTTACGGAGGTTACGACGCGTTTAGAGCGGCGGAGGGAGAGGCGGAGAGCGGGTTGAGGAATTTGCAGATGAACTCGAGCGAGTTGACTCAGAGTTACGGGTATAGCTCGAGCGGGTTGAGTAGCGGTGGGTTCGGGCTTTCGGGTCAAACATTCGAGTTTAGGCATTAA
- the LOC106303751 gene encoding uncharacterized protein LOC106303751, whose translation MASKIVSAIVFVFNLVAFGLAVAAEQRRSTATVVQDTEVQYNYCVYDSDRATGYGIGAFFFSVASQLLIMLVSRCFCCGKPLKPGGSRALALVLFIVSWMFFLIAETCLLAGSVENAYHTKYRTMFMDNPPDCQTLRKGVFAAGASFVFFNAIVSQFYYFFYSSAAEASPLPY comes from the exons ATGGCGTCCAAGATTGTCTCAGCCATAGTCTTTGTATTCAACCTCGTCGCGTTTGGTCTAGCCGTTGCTGCTGAACAAAGACGAAGCACT GCAACGGTTGTGCAGGACACTGAGGTGCAATACAACTATTGTGTGTATGATTCGGACAGAGCCACAGGGTATGGAATTGGAGCCTTTTTCTTCTCAGTTGCTAGTCAACTCCTTATCATGCTCGTTAGCCGTTGCTTCTGTTGTGGAAAGCCTCTCAAGCCTGGTGGTTCACGCGCTCTTGCCCTCGTTCTCTTCATTGTCAGCTG GATGTTCTTCTTGATAGCTGAGACATGCCTATTAGCTGGATCAGTAGAGAATGCATACCACACAAAGTATAGGACAATGTTCATGGACAATCCTCCAGACTGTCAAACTCTTCGCAAGGGAGTATTCGCTGCGGGTGCTTCTTTCGTCTTCTTCAACGCTATTGTCTCTCAATTCTATTATTTCTTTTACTCCTCTGCTGCTGAGGCCTCCCCCTTGCCGTACTAG
- the LOC106304574 gene encoding ABC transporter G family member 9-like isoform X2 translates to MHRSILGMDNQEVIDIEAQIENNNDDQTLPFSIFKKANLPITLKFENVVYTVKVKEPKSWLGQTKGKTEDKTILKGVNGIVKPGEILAMLGPSGSGKTSLLTALGGRVSEGKGKLTGNISYNNKPFSKGVKRATGFVTQDDALYPHLTVTETLVFTALLRLPNSFKKQDKIKQAEAVVTELGLDRCKNTIIGGPFLRGVSGGERKRVSIGQEILINPSLLFLDEPTSGLDSTTAQRIVSVLWELARGGRTVVTTIHQPSSRLFYMFDKILLLSEGNPIYFGLGSNAMDYFASVGYSPSVERVNPSDFLLDIANDESQRPEALKTALVAVYKTNLLDNVINDLKGHDDHYNQSVESLGDSKRFGDWPTTWWQQFCVLSKRGLKQRRHDSFSGLKIGQVLFVSLLCGLLWWKTDLAHLQDQLGLLFFMSSFWAFFPLFQQIFTFPQERKMLEKERSSGMYRLSSYFMSRVVGDLPMELILPTIFLIITYWMAGLNPKPVNFFLTLLTLLLHVLVSGGLGLALGALVMDQKTATTLGSVIMLTFLLAGGFYVRNVPVFISWIKYVSIGYYTYKLVILGQYTESEWYPCGENGKMKCYVGDFEGIKHIGFHGGLVSAFALALMLVGYRVVAYIALMRIGKTKSG, encoded by the exons ATGCATCGATCAATATTGGGAATGGATAATCAAGAGGTTATTGATATTGAAGCTCAGATCGAGAATAATAACGATGATCAAACCCTTCCTTTTTCAATTTTTAAAAAGGCTAATCTTCCTATTACTTTAAAG TTTGAGAATGTTGTGTACACGGTGAAGGTGAAGGAACCAAAGAGCTGGCTAGGTCAAACCAAAGGCAAAACCGAAGATAAGACCATCTTGAAGGGCGTAAATGGGATCGTTAAACCGGGAGAGATCCTGGCTATGCTCGGTCCCTCGGGAAGTGGCAAGACCAGCTTGTTGACCGCTCTAGGAGGGCGGGTTAGTGAAGGGAAAGGGAAGCTCACAGGGAACATATCATACAACAACAAGCCATTCTCCAAAGGTGTGAAGCGAGCCACCGGTTTCGTGACTCAAGACGATGCTCTTTACCCTCACTTAACTGTTACCGAAACTCTAGTCTTCACTGCGCTTCTACGGCTTCCGAACTCTTTCAAAAAACAAGATAAGATCAAACAAGCTGAGGCGGTCGTGACTGAGTTGGGTCTAGATAGATGTAAAAACACTATCATCGGAGGACCTTTCTTGAGAGGTGTTTCTGGTGGTGAGAGGAAAAGGGTTAGCATAGGGCAAGAGATTCTTATAAACCCTAGTTTGTTGTTTCTTGATGAGCCTACTTCTGGTCTTGATTCGACCACGGCTCAGAGGATTGTGTCCGTTTTGTGGGAACTGGCTCGCGGTGGAAGAACGGTCGTGACAACAATTCATCAACCTTCTAGTAGGTTGTTCTATATGTTTGATAAGATTCTTCTCTTATCAGAAGGTAATCCGATCTACTTCGGGCTTGGATCCAACGCTATGGATTATTTTGCTAGCGTTGGGTACTCTCCATCCGTTGAAAGGGTTAATCCATCAGATTTTCTCTTGGATATAGCAAACG ATGAATCTCAAAGACCAGAGGCTTTGAAGACAGCTCTAGTTGCGGTTTACAAGACAAATCTGTTGGACAATGTTATCAATGATCTGAAAGGGCACGACGATCATTACAACCAATCAGTAGAGAGTCTTGGAGATTCCAAACGTTTTGGAGACTGGCCAACAACGTGGTGGCAGCAGTTCTGCGTTCTTTCGAAGAGAGGCCTTAAGCAAAGGCGACATGATTCTTTCTCTGGCCTAAAGATTGGTCAGGTTTTATTCGTGTCTTTGTTATGTGGCCTCCTCTGGTGGAAAACGGACCTTGCTCACTTACAAGATCAG CTAGGGCTATTGTTCTTTATGTCATCTTTCTGGGCGTTCTTTCCTCTTTTCCAACAAATCTTCACGTTTCCCCAAGAGCGAAAAATGCTTGAGAAAGAACGCTCCTCGGGCATGTACAGGCTCTCATCTTACTTCATGTCTCGAGTTGTCGGGGATCTCCCAATGGAGCTTATTCTACCAACCATTTTTCTCATCATCACATATTGGATGGCTGGTTTAAACCCAAAACCTGTAAACTTCTTTCTGACCCTTCTGACCCTCCTTCTCCACGTCCTTGTCTCTGGTGGGCTAGGACTAGCCCTAGGTGCCCTAGTGATGGACCAGAAGACAGCCACGACACTCGGGTCAGTTATAATGCTGACGTTTTTGTTAGCTGGAGGATTCTACGTTCGAAATGTCCCAGTGTTTATCTCCTGGATCAAATACGTATCAATAGGTTACTATACCTATAAACTAGTGATATTGGGTCAGTACACGGAGAGTGAGTGGTATCCTTGTGGTGAAAATGGGAAAATGAAGTGTTATGTTGGCGACTTTGAAGGTATTAAGCACATAGGGTTTCATGGTGGATTAGTCTCTGCATTCGCCTTGGCTTTGATGCTTGTTGGTTATAGAGTAGTTGCTTACATTGCTTTGATGAGGATTGGTAAAACCAAGTCTGGCTAA